A genome region from Triticum aestivum cultivar Chinese Spring chromosome 2B, IWGSC CS RefSeq v2.1, whole genome shotgun sequence includes the following:
- the LOC123044967 gene encoding probable inositol transporter 2, producing MEGGAHEFDGSAFRECFSLSWRNPYVLRLAFSAGIGGLLFGYDTGVISGALLYIRDDFRSVDKNTWLQEMIVSMAVAGAIIGAAVGGWANDRFGRRTSILVADLLFFAGAVVMASATGPVQLVVGRVLVGLGVGMASMTAPLYISEASPARIRGALVSTNGFLITGGQFLSYLINLAFTKAPGTWRWMLGVAGLPAVFQFVLMLFLPESPRWLYRKGRVEEAEAILRKIYTAEEEVTREMQELKESVEVEARERGSSEKVSLTALAKTPTVRRALVAGVGLQVFQQLVGINTVMYYSPSIVQLAGFASNQTALALSLVTSGLNALGSIVSIYFIDRTGRRKLLVISLVGVIASLALLSAVFHQTTTHSPAVGSAETRHFDGSLTCPGYRTSSSGWDCTRCLKASSTGCGFCASGAGSKLLPGACLLSNATVRDACHGEGRLWYTRGCPSRYGWLAMVGLALYIAFFSPGMGTVPWIVNSEIYPLRHRGVCGGVAATANWVSNLVVAQSFLTLTEAIGPAWTFLIFGCLSVAALAFVLVCVPETKGLPIEEVEKMLEMRELRLKFWAPRGRGSKNDGV from the exons ATGGAGGGCGGCGCTCACGAGTTCGACGGCTCGGCCTTCAGGGAGTGCTTCTCCCTCTCCTGGCGGAACCCCtacgtcctccgcctcgccttctccGCCGGCATCGGCGGCCTCCTCTTCGGCTACGACACCGGTGTCATTTCAGGGGCACTGCTTTACATCCGCGACGATTTCCGCTCCGTCGACAAGAACACATGGCTTCAG GAAATGATCGTGAGCATGGCGGTGGCCGGCGCCATCATCGGCGCGGCGGTCGGCGGCTGGGCCAACGACAGGTTCGGGCGGCGGACGTCCATCCTCGTGGCCGACCTGCTCTTTTTCGCGGGCGCGGTGGTCATGGCTTCGGCGACGGGCCCCGTGCAGCTCGTGGTCGGCCGCGTCCTCGTCGGCCTAGGCGTCGGTATGGCATCCATGACGGCGCCGCTTTACATCTCCGAGGCGTCGCCGGCGAGGATCAGGGGCGCGCTCGTCAGCACCAACGGCTTCCTCATCACCGGCGGCCAGTTCTTGTCCTACCTTATCAACCTCGCATTCACCAAGGCGCCGGGGACGTGGAGGTGGATGCTCGGAGTCGCCGGCCTCCCTGCCGTGTTCCAGTTCGTCCTCATGCTCTTCCTCCCCGAATCGCCAAGATGGCTTTACAGAAAG GGGAGGGTGGAGGAAGCAGAAGCGATCCTGCGTAAGATATACACGGCCGAGGAGGAGGTGACGAGGGAGATGCAGGAGTTGAAGGAgtcggtggaggtggaggcgcgggAGCGGGGCTCGTCGGAGAAGGTAAGCCTGACGGCGCTGGCGAAGACGCCAACTGTGCGGCGGGCGCTGGTGGCCGGCGTCGGGCTGCAGGTGTTCCAGCAGCTCGTGGGTATCAACACCGTGATGTACTACAGCCCGAGTATCGTGCAGCTCGCCGGGTTCGCCTCCAACCAAACGGCGCTCGCGCTCTCGCTGGTCACCTCCGGCCTCAACGCGCTCGGCTCCATCGTTAGCATCTACTTCATTGACCGCACCGGCCGGAGGAAGCTGCTGGTGATCAGCCTCGTCGGCGTCATCGCGTCGCTTGCCCTGCTCTCCGCGGTGTTCCACCAGACAACCACACACTCGCCCGCCGTCGGCAGCGCGGAGACCAGACACTTCGATGGCTCGCTCACATGCCCGGGCTACCGGACGAGCAGCTCCGGCTGGGACTGCACCCGGTGCCTCAAGGCCAGCTCGACGGGGTGCGGCTTCTGCGCGTCCGGCGCCGGCAGCAAGCTGCTCCCGGGCGCGTGCCTGCTGTCGAACGCGACGGTGCGCGACGCGTGCCACGGCGAGGGGCGACTGTGGTACACGCGCGGCTGTCCGAGCCGATACGGTTGGCTGGCGATGGTCGGGCTGGCTCTGTACATCGCCTTCTTCTCGCCGGGAATGGGCACGGTGCCCTGGATCGTCAACTCAGAGATCTACCCGCTGCGGCACCGCGGTGTGTGCGGTGGCGTGGCGGCGACCGCGAACTGGGTGTCCAACCTGGTAGTGGCGCAGTCGTTCCTGACGCTGACGGAGGCCATCGGCCCCGCGTGGACGTTCCTCATCTTCGGTTGCCTGTCCGTGGCAGCGCTCGCGTTCGTGCTCGTCTGCGTGCCGGAGACCAAGGGACTCCCCATCGAGGAGGTGGAGAAGATGCTGGAGATGCGGGAGCTCAGGCTCAAGTTCTGGGCACCGCGTGGCCGCGGCAGCAAGAACGACGGGGTGTGA